Proteins encoded within one genomic window of Rhododendron vialii isolate Sample 1 chromosome 1a, ASM3025357v1:
- the LOC131322298 gene encoding transcription factor LHW, giving the protein MGYLLKEALKTLCGVNRWSYAVFWKFGCQNPKLLIWEECYYESLSSSILPHNSGIQGSELAFEEWEGRWVTVAAKKSQVGVRAEDKVSSLINKMMSDNRVKVLGQGLVGRAAFTGNHLWILSENYAGETHPSEVQTEVCHQFSAGIRTVAVIPVLGHGVVQLGSSLDIMENMTFLNDAKNLIFQLGCVSGALLSDYYTSKEPAPRIGLPAFPRRPVFTTPAGNHMVKDSVPSVTDSCNQHSVPSQVLELVGHPSNSVIGASSFQRPEMASNGVQPPNNVCQPNVTPVMKPSFPFSSQFDCEQTEAEVIQLNPELWLNPASSPYNLRSGFNEQFHVNPMSANYSNLGIMEEQIFSDFMKDQANNSLTTSGGITMSQLRTNGGLGSSEVQLHRQASNSNYKSMVNSCSLPAVSGLNAGSSNTEVSASDLTDHFTANHLLLGNSDFRDQSKKDKCSQIEVGQRNEHMANDVFQSLDIPSVHLDRRTNLSEIISCSDLDSQRHDYGNQNSKSKAAKSEDKPQSGDDLFDILGVDFKNKLFNDSWNSFLDGGPDSITKPLNKNNYASSNLEDADSELYSGIFGATGTDHLLDAVVGRVPTAVKQSSDDNDSCKTVLTKISSSSVPNLSPSYGRINVPDQMQGNLSGLPKSLAKLAAVGSCSFKSECSKEDTGNYSRTSSVCGSQMSSWAEQAHSMKHNSSTSGSYSKRPDEVSKSNRKRLKPGENPRPRPKDRQMIQDRMKELREIVPNGAKCSIDALLERTIKHMLFLQSVTKHADKLKQAGESKIINTDGGLLMKDNLEGGRTWAYEVGSQSMVCPIIVEDLNRPRQMLVEMLCEERGLFLEIADIIRGLGLTILKGVMETRNDKIWARFAVEANRDVTRMEIFVSLVHLLEQTIKNNAVASGNAIENGNMMVHQSFHQGTSIPATGQPCGLQ; this is encoded by the exons ATGGGGTATCTTCTGAAAGAAGCGTTGAAGACTCTTTGTGGCGTTAATCGGTGGTCTTATGCTGTTTTCTGGAAGTTCGGTTGCCAAAACCCTAA GCTTTTAATTTGGGAAGAATGCTATTATGAATCTTTGTCATCTTCAATTCTTCCGCACAATTCTGGGATTCAGGGCTCAGAACTGGCTTTTGAAGAGTGGGAAGGGCGCTGGGTTACGGTTGCAGCTAAAAAATCTCAGGTTGGCGTTCGAGCAGAGGACAAAGTCTCTTCACTCATAAACAAAATGATGTCGGATAACCGAGTTAAAGTTCTAGGACAGGG GCTAGTTGGGCGAGCTGCATTTACTGGTAACCATTTATGGATTCTGTCGGAGAACTACGCTGGAGAAACCCATCCATCAGAG GTTCAAACTGAAGTGTGCCACCAATTTTCAGCTGGGATAAGG ACAGTTGCAGTAATTCCCGTCCTTGGTCATGGTGTTGTTCAACTTGGTTCATCCTTGGAT attatggagaACATGACATTTCTGAATGATGCGAAGAATTTAATCTTTCAACTAGGATGTGTATCTGGTGCTCTATTATCCGACTATTACACATCAAAAGAACCAGCTCCGAGGATTGGGTTACCTGCTTTTCCCAGAAGACCTGTATTTACTACTCCAGCTGGGAACCACATGGTGAAAGATTCTGTTCCTTCTGTTACTGACAGCTGCAACCAGCATAGTGTTCCATCTCAGGTTTTGGAGCTTGTTGGTCACCCTTCTAATTCTGTAATTGGTGCTTCATCATTTCAAAGGCCTGAAATGGCATCAAATGGTGTCCAACCACCGAATAATGTCTGCCAGCCAAATGTAACTCCAGTTATGAAACCAAGTTTTCCTTTCAGTAGCCAATTTGACTGTGAGCAAACAGAAGCTGAAGTGATCCAGTTGAACCCAGAGCTATGGCTGAATCCAGCATCTTCTCCCTACAACCTTAGGTCTGGATTCAATGAACAATTTCATGTTAATCCAATGTCTGCAAATTATAGCAATTTAGGAATAATGGAAGAGCAGATCTTTTCTGATTTTATGAAGGATCAGGCTAACAACAGTTTAACCACATCAGGTGGCATTACGATGTCTCAACTGAGAACAAATGGAGGATTAGGTTCTAGTGAAGTTCAGTTGCATAGACAAGCTAGTAATAGTAATTATAAATCAATGGTAAACTCGTGTTCTCTTCCAGCTGTGAGTGGGCTCAATGCCGGTTCATCTAACACAGAGGTATCAGCGTCTGATCTGACAGATCATTTCACGGCCAATCACTTGCTTTTGGGGAATTCTGACTTCAGAGACCAATCTAAAAAAGACAAGTGTTCGCAAATCGAAGTTGGTCAGAGAAATGAACATATGGCGAATGATGTATTTCAATCCCTTGACATCCCATCGGTCCATCTGGACAGACGTACAAATTTAAGCGAGATCATTTCCTGCTCCGACCTTGATAGCCAAAGGCATGACTATGGAAATCAGAATTCAAAGTCAAAAGCTGCTAAAAGTGAGGACAAACCTCAGTCAGGGGATGACCTGTTTGATATTCTGGGAGTGGATTTCAAGAACAAACTATTCAATGACAGCTGGAATAGCTTTCTTGATGGGGGGCCAGATTCAATCACAAAACCATTGAATAAGAACAATTATGCATCCTCAAATCTTGAGGATGCAGATTCTGAATTATATAGTGGTATTTTTGGTGCGACTGGTACCGACCATCTATTGGATGCTGTCGTAGGAAGGGTCCCTACTGCTGTCAAGCAGAGCTCAGATGACAATGATTCTTGCAAAACCGTACTTACAAAGATCAGTAGCTCTTCTGTTCCTAATCTTTCTCCCTCCTATGGACGAATTAATGTGCCTGATCAGATGCAAGGAAATTTATCTGGGCTTCCCAAGTCTCTGGCAAAATTAGCTGCAGTAGGGTCATGTTCTTTTAAGTCTGAGTGCAGCAAGGAAGATACAGGCAATTACTCCCGTACCAGTTCGGTATGTGGATCGCAAATGAGTTCATGGGCTGAACAGGCTCATAGTATGAAACACAATAGTAGCACTTCCGGTTCATATTCTAAGAGGCCTGATGAGGTCAGCAAATCAAATCGCAAAAGGCTTAAACCTGGAGAAAACCCTAGACCCAGGCCAAAAGATCGCCAGATGATTCAAGATCGTATGAAAGAGTTGAGGGAAATTGTACCTAATGGGGCCAAG TGTAGCATTGATGCGCTGCTGGAGCGTACAATTAAGCATATGCTTTTCTTGCAAAGTGTTACAAAGCATGCTGACAAGCTTAAACAAGCTGGAGAGTCCAAG ATTATCAATACAGATGGTGGGCTACTAATGAAAGATAACCTTGAAGGAGGAAGGACATGGGCATATGAAGTTGGATCACAATCTATGGTCTGTCCTATCATAGTTGAGGATCTGAATCGACCTCGTCAAATGCTTGTGGAG ATGCTTTGTGAAGAACGTGGTCTATTTCTGGAAATAGCTGATATCATAAGAGGATTGGGATTAACCATCCTCAAGGGGGTGATGGAAACTCGGAATGACAAGATCTGGGCGCGCTTTGCAGTTGAG GCTAACAGGGATGTCACAAGGATGGAGATCTTCGTGTCTCTTGTTCACCTTCTAGAGCAGACCATTAAGAACAACGCAGTAGCATCTGGCAACGCTATTGAGAATGGCAATATGATGGTCCACCAGTCTTTCCACCAAGGAACCTCCATTCCTGCGACGGGCCAGCCTTGTGGTTTACAGTGA